A stretch of the Candidatus Bathyarchaeota archaeon genome encodes the following:
- a CDS encoding glycosyltransferase family 4 protein, producing MKIGFFTDLFYPYIGGGEAYLINLETRLVKEGLEIVHLTTKLPRTKSFEVYEGIKIFRLPGLIQDFMKGRFIFPFLSLIKSKIFRDVDLIHVTTYPASITGWLLGKALNKPTVLFCHEFFRGFWRYMRVNPLIKKIYPLIEDYIGRCPYDWFICPSKFSKETMVDAGVPEAKITVAYHGIDPIFNPNADGQALRRRLRLEDKLVFGFSGRLSDFGQKGIPYLLEATRFIIKKLPNAVLVLGGSGFEKISPLIKRMGLEGHVIYAGHRPFKEVPRFYAMCDIVAGASIAEGFGFMYAEASRCGKAVVATSAGSIPEIIIHEKTGILVPPRDSKALAEAITELLTDKEKVKEMGIRGVEYTKKFTWEASVKKHLEVYDRLME from the coding sequence ATGAAGATTGGTTTCTTCACGGACCTGTTTTACCCTTACATAGGTGGGGGAGAGGCTTACTTAATTAATTTAGAAACTCGTCTGGTTAAAGAGGGGTTGGAAATAGTTCATTTAACCACTAAATTGCCAAGAACGAAAAGTTTTGAAGTATATGAAGGAATAAAGATTTTTCGTTTGCCCGGATTAATCCAGGATTTCATGAAGGGGCGCTTCATTTTCCCATTTTTATCACTAATAAAATCTAAAATTTTCAGGGATGTCGATCTAATTCATGTAACGACTTATCCTGCGAGTATTACTGGTTGGCTGCTTGGAAAGGCCCTTAATAAACCTACGGTGCTTTTCTGCCATGAATTCTTTAGGGGTTTTTGGAGGTATATGCGGGTCAACCCTCTAATTAAGAAAATATATCCACTTATCGAAGATTATATAGGCAGATGTCCATACGATTGGTTCATCTGTCCATCCAAGTTCTCTAAGGAAACGATGGTTGATGCAGGTGTCCCTGAGGCAAAGATAACAGTAGCTTATCACGGCATCGATCCAATCTTTAACCCAAACGCCGATGGACAAGCCCTAAGAAGGAGGTTAAGGCTGGAGGATAAGTTGGTTTTCGGGTTTAGCGGGAGATTATCTGACTTCGGACAGAAAGGCATACCTTATCTTCTTGAAGCAACCAGATTTATAATCAAGAAGTTGCCAAATGCGGTCCTTGTCTTAGGAGGTTCAGGTTTCGAGAAAATAAGTCCCCTCATTAAGCGAATGGGTTTAGAAGGTCACGTTATTTACGCAGGTCATAGACCATTTAAGGAAGTCCCTAGGTTTTATGCAATGTGTGACATCGTAGCCGGCGCCTCCATAGCGGAAGGATTTGGATTCATGTATGCAGAAGCCTCACGTTGCGGAAAAGCGGTGGTTGCGACTAGCGCCGGCTCCATACCTGAAATAATCATTCATGAAAAAACTGGAATATTAGTTCCGCCTAGGGATTCTAAAGCTTTAGCTGAAGCAATAACGGAGTTGTTAACAGACAAGGAGAAGGTTAAAGAAATGGGCATAAGAGGTGTGGAATATACGAAAAAGTTCACATGGGAAGCTTCCGTTAAAAAGCATTTAGAAGTCTATGACCGCTTGATGGAGTGA
- a CDS encoding type II toxin-antitoxin system VapC family toxin: MLDSNILIKLVINEPGSEKAEKYIKEALRKGCSIYTVDIALAECLNTLWKHAKLHKDLKEEEAKSAAQDLIEIYDKLNIFTTREVFDEATSLALTWNITVYDSIYIAAAKKIKAILYTADQKLYNTLKNIVTFELLSL, encoded by the coding sequence ATTTTAGATTCTAATATACTTATAAAACTTGTTATAAATGAGCCAGGCTCAGAAAAGGCTGAAAAATATATTAAGGAGGCCTTAAGAAAAGGTTGTAGCATATATACTGTTGATATAGCATTAGCTGAATGCTTAAACACTTTATGGAAGCATGCTAAATTGCATAAAGATTTAAAAGAGGAGGAAGCAAAATCCGCAGCTCAAGATTTAATAGAAATTTATGATAAATTAAACATTTTTACAACTAGAGAAGTTTTTGATGAAGCAACATCATTAGCCTTAACTTGGAACATAACAGTTTATGATTCAATTTATATAGCTGCAGCAAAGAAGATTAAAGCCATTTTATATACTGCAGATCAAAAACTATATAATACATTAAAAAATATTGTAACATTTGAGCTCTTAAGCCTTTAA
- a CDS encoding type II toxin-antitoxin system VapC family toxin: MRIIDADILSYGLLENHIATPYTRPIIEKGIEGSLEIYVIITTLLEAYNTLFWYYKVRPRINVARKVWLIAEGLNVITPSKMGFKISVDENIPLGDAIVLATALNNNIPIIVSNDKHIEKTAKKYGLIYENPIPQEIRRKIK, translated from the coding sequence GTGAGAATAATTGATGCTGATATTCTTTCTTATGGACTTTTAGAGAATCATATAGCAACTCCATATACGCGGCCAATAATTGAAAAAGGAATTGAAGGATCCTTAGAAATATATGTGATAATAACAACTTTATTAGAAGCATATAATACACTTTTCTGGTATTATAAAGTTCGACCAAGAATAAATGTGGCTCGAAAAGTCTGGTTGATAGCAGAAGGGTTAAATGTTATTACACCTTCAAAAATGGGCTTTAAAATTTCTGTTGATGAAAATATTCCTTTAGGAGATGCTATAGTTTTAGCTACAGCCTTAAACAATAATATTCCAATAATTGTATCTAACGATAAGCATATAGAAAAAACAGCTAAAAAGTATGGCTTAATATATGAAAATCCTATTCCTCAAGAAATAAGAAGAAAAATAAAGTGA
- a CDS encoding AbrB/MazE/SpoVT family DNA-binding domain-containing protein, giving the protein MGEKVKIDERWRIVIPSKFRKRLKPKDELMIEERGYEIVLRKVSKKDFLKEFNEVKLFVNEELKTFDAERGKHKYGGYKE; this is encoded by the coding sequence GTGGGAGAAAAAGTAAAAATTGATGAAAGATGGAGAATAGTTATTCCATCTAAATTTAGAAAAAGGCTAAAGCCGAAGGATGAGTTGATGATTGAAGAAAGAGGTTATGAAATTGTTTTAAGAAAAGTGTCTAAAAAAGATTTTTTAAAAGAGTTTAATGAAGTGAAGCTTTTTGTTAATGAAGAATTAAAAACTTTTGATGCTGAAAGAGGTAAGCATAAGTATGGAGGGTATAAAGAGTGA